In Salmonella enterica subsp. enterica serovar Typhimurium str. LT2, a single window of DNA contains:
- a CDS encoding putative type II restriction enzyme, methylase subunit: MNTNNIKKYAPQARNQFRDAVIQKLTTLGISADKKGNLQIADAELVGETMRYGQFDYPKSTLTRRDRLVKRAREQGFDVLVEHCAYTWFNRLCAIRYMEIHGYLDHGFHMLSHPDNPTGFEVLDHVPEVAEALLPEKKAQLVEMKLSGNQDEAIYRELLLAQCHALHRAMPFLFEAVDDEAELLLPDNLTRTDSILRGLVDGIPEEDWQEVEVIGWLYQFYISEKKDAVIGKVVKSEDIPAATQLFTPNWIVQYLVQNSVGRQWLQTYPDSPLKGKMDYYIEPAEQTPEVQAQLAAITPASIEPESIKVLDPACGSGHILIEVYNVLKNIYEERGYRARDIPQLILENNIFGLDIDDRAAQLSGFALLMMARQDDRRIFTRDVRLNIVSLQESLHLDIAKLWQQLNFHQQNQTGSMGDMFAENTALAHTDSAEYQLLMRTLKRFVNAKTLGSLIQVPQEEEAELKAFLEALYRMEQEGDFQQKAAAKAFIPYIQQAWILAQRYDAVVANPPYMGGKGMNSELKEFAKNNFPDSKADLFAMFMQNAFSLLKENGFNAQVNMQSWMFLSSYEALRNWLLDNKTFITMAHLGARAFGQISGEVVQTTAWVIKNQHSERYQPVFFRLIDGREEVKKSDLLLRKNIFDKFTQHDFKNIPGMPIAYWIDLPSLLSFRHHKKLGEKIALKAGMSTGDNIKFQRYWYEVSIKKTLITNKESNTKIDIHNIKWFPCSSGGEYRKWYGNNEIVVNWENNGYEIRNFKFENGKTRSAVRNDEYYFREGITWSKISQGNFCVRYRPKGFVFDDTGRCGFSNNKNELLYAAGLMCTPVVNHYLSILAPTLSFTSGELASVPYPEIEDEIIELVTNAIEIAKNDWDSQEQSWDYVCSPLLEHNSTQLLRNIYKQKINTNIKLVETLLLIENTINNIFIDKLQLDKTIIKAVLQSEITLLCNPNYRYKNIQDHTDLTNKYYTDITIDILSYIIGCMMGRYSLDREGLVYAHEGNKGFAELVAEDAYKTFPADNDGILPLMDDEWFDDDVTSRVKEFVRTVWGEEHLQENLEFIAESLCLYAIKPKKGESALDTIRRYLSTQFWKDHMKMYKKRPIYWLFSSGKEKAFECLVYLHRYNDATLARMRTEYVVPLLARYQANIDRLNEQVDGASGGEATRLKRERDSLSKKFNELRSFDDRLRHYADMRISIDLDDGVKVNYGKFGDLLADVKAITGNAPEII, translated from the coding sequence ATGAATACCAATAACATCAAAAAATACGCTCCACAGGCCCGTAACCAGTTCCGCGATGCGGTGATCCAAAAGCTAACCACGCTGGGGATTTCCGCTGATAAAAAAGGCAATCTGCAAATTGCGGATGCCGAGCTCGTCGGCGAAACCATGCGCTATGGTCAGTTCGACTACCCCAAATCCACCCTCACCCGCCGCGATCGTCTGGTAAAACGCGCCCGCGAGCAGGGCTTTGACGTGCTGGTTGAGCACTGTGCCTACACCTGGTTCAACCGCCTGTGCGCCATTCGTTATATGGAAATCCACGGTTATCTTGACCACGGCTTCCACATGCTCTCGCACCCGGATAACCCGACAGGCTTTGAAGTGCTGGACCACGTACCGGAAGTCGCGGAAGCATTACTACCAGAGAAAAAGGCGCAGCTGGTCGAGATGAAGCTTTCCGGCAACCAGGACGAAGCCATCTACCGTGAACTGCTGCTGGCCCAGTGCCACGCCCTGCACCGCGCGATGCCGTTCCTGTTTGAAGCTGTGGACGATGAAGCTGAACTACTGCTGCCGGATAACCTGACCCGCACCGACTCCATTCTACGCGGTCTGGTGGACGGTATTCCGGAAGAAGACTGGCAAGAAGTTGAGGTTATCGGCTGGCTGTATCAGTTCTATATCTCTGAGAAAAAAGATGCGGTTATCGGTAAGGTGGTGAAGAGCGAAGATATTCCTGCCGCCACCCAGCTGTTTACCCCAAACTGGATTGTGCAGTATCTGGTACAGAACTCCGTCGGCCGCCAGTGGTTGCAGACCTACCCGGATTCGCCGCTGAAAGGCAAAATGGACTACTACATTGAGCCAGCCGAACAGACGCCAGAAGTGCAGGCGCAGCTGGCCGCCATTACACCTGCCAGTATTGAACCGGAAAGCATCAAAGTACTCGACCCGGCCTGCGGCTCCGGGCATATTCTGATTGAAGTCTATAATGTGCTGAAAAATATCTATGAAGAGCGCGGCTATCGCGCCCGCGATATTCCACAGCTAATTCTGGAAAATAATATTTTTGGTCTCGACATTGACGACCGTGCTGCCCAGCTTTCCGGCTTTGCCTTATTAATGATGGCCCGTCAGGATGACCGCCGGATATTCACCCGCGACGTGCGTCTGAATATTGTCTCCCTGCAGGAGAGCCTGCATCTGGATATTGCTAAGCTGTGGCAGCAGCTGAACTTCCACCAGCAGAACCAGACTGGTAGCATGGGGGATATGTTTGCCGAAAATACAGCATTAGCCCATACCGACAGCGCAGAATATCAGCTGCTGATGCGCACGCTGAAGCGCTTTGTGAACGCCAAAACGCTGGGCTCGCTGATCCAGGTGCCACAGGAAGAAGAGGCGGAACTGAAGGCGTTTCTCGAAGCGCTATATCGCATGGAGCAGGAAGGCGATTTCCAGCAGAAGGCAGCGGCGAAAGCGTTTATTCCGTATATTCAGCAGGCGTGGATCCTGGCGCAGCGGTATGATGCGGTAGTGGCGAATCCGCCGTATATGGGTGGCAAGGGAATGAATAGTGAGCTGAAAGAGTTTGCCAAAAATAACTTCCCGGATAGTAAAGCTGATTTGTTTGCAATGTTTATGCAGAATGCATTTTCTTTGCTTAAAGAAAATGGGTTTAATGCTCAAGTCAATATGCAATCATGGATGTTTTTGTCAAGTTATGAAGCACTACGTAACTGGTTATTGGACAATAAAACATTTATTACGATGGCACATTTGGGAGCTCGGGCTTTTGGGCAAATTTCTGGAGAGGTTGTACAGACAACTGCCTGGGTGATTAAAAACCAACACTCCGAACGTTACCAACCTGTATTTTTTAGACTTATAGATGGTAGGGAAGAAGTAAAGAAAAGCGATCTACTTCTAAGGAAAAATATATTTGATAAATTTACACAGCATGATTTTAAAAACATACCAGGAATGCCAATAGCATATTGGATAGACTTACCGAGTCTATTATCTTTTCGCCACCATAAAAAACTTGGAGAAAAAATAGCATTAAAAGCAGGCATGTCCACCGGTGACAATATTAAATTTCAAAGATATTGGTACGAGGTTTCAATAAAAAAAACCCTTATCACAAATAAAGAATCAAATACAAAAATCGACATTCATAATATCAAATGGTTTCCTTGTAGTAGTGGAGGTGAATATCGAAAGTGGTATGGTAATAACGAAATAGTTGTAAATTGGGAAAATAATGGTTACGAAATACGAAATTTTAAATTTGAGAATGGCAAAACTCGCTCTGCCGTAAGAAATGATGAGTATTACTTTAGAGAAGGCATAACATGGTCAAAAATAAGCCAAGGTAATTTTTGCGTGAGATATCGTCCAAAAGGGTTTGTTTTTGATGATACAGGCCGTTGCGGCTTTTCAAATAACAAAAATGAGTTGCTTTACGCTGCGGGATTAATGTGCACTCCGGTTGTAAACCATTATTTATCAATACTAGCCCCCACACTTAGCTTTACTAGTGGTGAATTAGCCTCAGTACCATATCCAGAAATTGAAGATGAAATTATCGAATTAGTCACCAATGCTATTGAAATAGCTAAAAATGACTGGGACTCTCAAGAGCAATCATGGGATTATGTTTGTTCACCATTGCTTGAACACAATTCAACTCAATTGCTACGGAATATCTACAAACAAAAAATCAATACAAATATCAAGTTAGTCGAAACACTTCTCCTAATAGAAAATACTATAAATAATATTTTTATAGATAAATTACAACTTGACAAAACTATAATTAAAGCTGTATTGCAAAGTGAAATAACTCTACTATGTAATCCAAACTATCGATATAAAAATATTCAAGATCATACCGATCTAACCAATAAGTATTACACTGATATCACTATAGATATCTTAAGCTACATCATCGGCTGCATGATGGGCCGCTACTCCCTCGATCGCGAAGGACTGGTCTATGCCCATGAAGGCAATAAAGGCTTTGCCGAACTGGTCGCTGAAGACGCGTACAAAACCTTCCCGGCTGACAATGACGGTATCCTGCCGCTGATGGATGACGAGTGGTTTGACGATGACGTTACCTCTCGCGTCAAAGAGTTTGTTCGCACCGTTTGGGGCGAAGAACACTTGCAGGAAAATCTCGAATTTATCGCCGAAAGCCTCTGTTTATACGCGATAAAACCAAAAAAAGGCGAATCTGCGCTGGATACCATCCGCCGCTATCTTTCCACTCAGTTCTGGAAAGATCATATGAAGATGTATAAAAAGCGTCCGATATACTGGCTGTTCAGCTCCGGTAAAGAGAAAGCGTTTGAGTGCCTGGTCTATCTGCATCGCTACAACGATGCGACGCTGGCGAGAATGCGTACCGAATATGTAGTGCCGCTGCTGGCGCGCTATCAGGCCAATATCGATCGCCTGAACGAACAGGTCGATGGAGCCTCAGGCGGCGAAGCCACCCGCCTGAAACGTGAGCGTGATAGCCTGAGCAAAAAATTCAACGAACTGCGCAGCTTCGACGATCGCCTGCGCCACTATGCTGATATGAGAATCAGTATTGATCTCGACGACGGCGTTAAGGTTAACTACGGTAAGTTTGGCGATCTGCTGGCGGATGTGAAAGCCATTACCGGCAATGCACCGGAGATTATTTAA
- a CDS encoding putative ATPase involved in DNA repair, giving the protein MNIEQIFEKRLDRNINGVVKAEQTDDASAWIELDEYVITRELEGHLRHFFESYVPATGPDRIRMENKIGVWVSGFFGSGKSHFIKILSYLLSNRKVSHNGTERHAYSFFEDKIKDALFLADINKAVHHPTEVILFNIDSRANVDDKEDAILKVFLKVFNERVGYCADFPHIAHLERELAKRGQYDAFKTAFATITDSSWEKERDSYYFISDEMAEALSQATGQSVDASRQWVEQLDKNFPLDINNFCQWVKEWLDENGKNILFMVDEVGQFIGKNTQMMLKLQTITENLGVICGGRAWVIVTSQADINAAIGGMSSRDGQDFSKIQGRFSTRLQLSSSNTSEVIQKRLLVKTDAAKPALAKVWQEKGDILRNQLAFDPTTTASLRPYTSEEEFIDNYPFVPWHYQILQKVFESIRTKGAAGKQLAMGERSQLEAFQTAAQQISPQGLDSLVPFWRFYAAIESFLEPAVSRTITQACQNGILDEFDGNLLKTLFLIRYVDVLKSTLDNLVTLSIDKIDTDKVELRRRVEKSLNKLEREMLIARVEDKYVFLTNEEKEIENEIRNVEVDFSAINKKLASIIFDDILKNRKYRYPANKQDFDISRFLNGHPLDGAMLNDLVVKILTPKDPTYDFYDNDAACRPYTSEGDGCILIRLPADARTWTDIDLVVQTEKFLRDNAGQRPEQASLLSEKARENSVREKMLRVQLESLIAEADVWAIGERLPKKSSTPSSIVDEACRYVIENTFAKLKMLRPFNGDIAREIHALLTVENDAELDLGELEESNPDAMREVETWVSMNIEFNKPVYLRDILNHFARRPYGWPEEEVKLLVARLARKGKFSFSQQNNNIERKQVWELFNNSRRHSELRLHKIRRHDESQIRKAAQTMAEIAQQPFSEREEPALVEHIRQVFNDWKQELNVFKAKAEGGNNPGKDEIESGLRLLNSILSEKEDFALIEKVTSQVNELLDFSEDRENLVDFYRKQFATWQKLGAALNGSFKSNRSALEKDAVAVKALGELENIWQMPEPYKHLNRITPLIEQVQNVNHQLVEQHRQHALERIDARIEESRQRLQEAHATSELQNSVLLPMQKARKRAEVSQSIPEILAEQQETMALQTDAEKKINQWIDELRKKQEAQLRAANEAKRAAESQQTYVVVEKPVIQPVPKKTHLVNVASEMRKATGGEVLETAEQVEKALDTLRTSLLAAIEAGDRIRLQ; this is encoded by the coding sequence ATGAATATTGAACAGATCTTTGAGAAACGTCTGGACCGAAATATTAATGGCGTTGTGAAAGCCGAACAGACGGACGATGCCAGTGCCTGGATTGAGCTTGATGAATACGTCATCACCCGGGAACTGGAAGGGCATCTTCGCCACTTCTTTGAATCTTATGTTCCGGCAACCGGTCCGGATCGCATACGCATGGAAAACAAAATTGGCGTATGGGTGTCAGGGTTCTTTGGCTCAGGTAAATCACACTTTATCAAGATTCTGTCGTATCTGTTGTCTAACCGCAAAGTCAGCCATAACGGTACAGAACGTCATGCTTACTCCTTCTTTGAAGACAAAATCAAAGATGCTCTGTTCCTCGCTGATATCAACAAAGCGGTCCATCATCCGACGGAAGTGATTCTGTTCAATATTGATTCTCGTGCTAACGTCGATGACAAAGAAGACGCCATCCTTAAAGTCTTCCTGAAGGTATTTAACGAACGGGTTGGCTACTGTGCTGATTTTCCGCACATCGCCCATCTGGAGCGTGAGCTGGCTAAACGCGGCCAATACGACGCGTTTAAGACCGCATTCGCCACTATCACTGACTCAAGCTGGGAAAAAGAGCGCGATTCCTACTATTTCATCAGCGATGAAATGGCAGAAGCCCTAAGCCAGGCCACCGGTCAAAGCGTTGACGCTTCGCGTCAATGGGTGGAACAGCTGGATAAGAATTTCCCATTAGATATCAATAATTTTTGCCAGTGGGTCAAAGAGTGGCTGGATGAAAACGGCAAAAATATCCTCTTCATGGTGGATGAAGTCGGCCAGTTCATCGGTAAAAATACGCAGATGATGTTGAAGCTGCAGACTATCACTGAAAATCTGGGTGTTATCTGTGGTGGACGCGCATGGGTTATTGTTACTTCCCAGGCGGATATTAATGCGGCCATTGGTGGGATGAGCAGCCGTGACGGACAAGATTTCTCTAAAATTCAAGGCCGTTTCTCTACCCGTTTGCAGCTTTCAAGCTCCAACACCTCCGAAGTTATCCAAAAACGTTTGCTGGTGAAAACCGATGCCGCAAAACCCGCGCTGGCGAAAGTCTGGCAGGAAAAAGGCGACATTCTACGTAACCAGCTTGCTTTTGATCCCACAACCACCGCTTCTTTGCGCCCCTACACCAGCGAAGAAGAATTTATTGATAACTACCCGTTTGTCCCGTGGCACTACCAGATTCTGCAGAAGGTTTTTGAGTCTATCCGGACCAAAGGTGCCGCCGGTAAACAGTTAGCCATGGGTGAACGCTCACAGTTAGAAGCCTTCCAGACTGCGGCACAGCAGATCTCCCCGCAGGGTCTGGATTCTCTGGTTCCCTTCTGGCGTTTTTATGCCGCGATTGAAAGCTTCCTGGAGCCGGCCGTCAGCCGCACCATCACTCAGGCCTGCCAGAATGGCATTCTTGATGAGTTCGATGGCAACTTACTGAAAACACTGTTCCTGATCCGCTACGTCGATGTGCTGAAAAGTACATTAGATAACCTGGTTACCCTTTCGATAGACAAAATCGATACCGATAAAGTCGAACTACGCCGTCGCGTTGAAAAAAGCCTGAATAAGCTGGAACGAGAAATGTTGATTGCACGTGTTGAAGACAAATACGTGTTTCTGACCAACGAAGAAAAAGAGATCGAGAACGAGATCCGTAACGTCGAAGTCGACTTCTCCGCGATCAACAAGAAACTGGCCTCGATCATCTTTGATGACATTCTGAAAAACCGGAAGTATCGCTATCCGGCAAATAAGCAGGACTTTGATATCAGCCGCTTCCTGAACGGGCACCCGTTAGACGGCGCAATGCTTAACGATCTGGTGGTAAAGATCCTCACGCCAAAAGATCCGACCTATGATTTCTATGACAACGACGCGGCATGCCGCCCATACACCTCTGAGGGAGACGGCTGCATTTTAATTCGTTTACCTGCCGATGCCCGGACCTGGACCGATATTGATTTGGTCGTCCAAACGGAAAAATTCCTCAGGGACAACGCAGGTCAGCGACCGGAACAAGCCAGTCTGCTTTCAGAAAAAGCCCGTGAGAACAGCGTTCGCGAGAAAATGCTCCGCGTTCAGCTGGAGTCGCTTATTGCCGAAGCTGACGTCTGGGCGATTGGCGAGCGCTTACCGAAGAAATCTTCGACGCCATCCAGCATCGTGGATGAAGCTTGCCGCTATGTGATTGAAAACACGTTTGCCAAGCTGAAAATGCTGCGCCCGTTCAACGGTGATATCGCACGTGAAATCCATGCACTACTCACGGTGGAGAATGATGCGGAGCTGGATCTGGGCGAACTGGAGGAATCCAACCCCGACGCGATGCGCGAAGTAGAAACCTGGGTCAGCATGAATATCGAGTTCAATAAGCCGGTTTATTTACGCGATATTCTGAACCACTTTGCCCGCCGTCCTTATGGATGGCCGGAAGAAGAAGTGAAGCTGCTGGTTGCCCGTCTGGCGCGCAAAGGCAAATTCAGCTTCAGCCAGCAGAATAACAATATCGAGCGTAAGCAGGTGTGGGAGCTGTTTAATAACAGCCGTCGCCACAGCGAGCTGCGTCTGCACAAAATTCGCCGTCACGACGAATCGCAAATTCGTAAGGCCGCACAAACTATGGCGGAAATTGCCCAACAGCCGTTTAGCGAACGTGAAGAACCGGCCCTGGTTGAACATATCCGCCAGGTCTTCAATGACTGGAAGCAAGAGCTGAATGTCTTCAAAGCGAAAGCGGAAGGTGGAAACAATCCAGGTAAAGATGAGATTGAGTCAGGCCTGCGCCTGCTGAATTCCATTCTGAGTGAAAAAGAAGATTTTGCCCTGATTGAGAAGGTCACCAGCCAGGTCAATGAGCTTCTGGATTTCAGTGAAGATCGTGAAAATTTGGTCGATTTCTACCGCAAGCAGTTTGCTACCTGGCAAAAACTAGGCGCGGCGCTGAACGGCAGCTTTAAATCCAACCGCAGCGCGCTGGAAAAAGACGCCGTGGCGGTAAAAGCACTGGGCGAGCTGGAAAACATCTGGCAGATGCCGGAACCTTATAAGCATCTCAATCGCATCACACCACTGATTGAACAGGTCCAGAACGTCAATCATCAGTTAGTGGAACAGCACCGCCAGCACGCCCTTGAACGCATTGACGCCCGCATTGAGGAAAGCCGTCAACGCTTGCAGGAAGCGCATGCCACGTCAGAGCTGCAAAACAGCGTTCTGCTGCCGATGCAAAAAGCCAGAAAACGTGCCGAGGTCAGCCAGTCAATTCCGGAAATTCTGGCGGAACAGCAAGAAACAATGGCACTGCAAACGGATGCCGAGAAGAAGATTAACCAGTGGATCGACGAGCTGCGTAAAAAGCAGGAAGCCCAGTTACGAGCAGCGAATGAAGCTAAACGCGCGGCCGAGTCACAACAGACTTATGTTGTGGTAGAGAAACCCGTTATCCAACCGGTACCGAAAAAAACGCATCTGGTGAATGTCGCCAGCGAGATGCGCAAAGCCACCGGTGGCGAAGTGCTGGAAACCGCCGAACAGGTGGAAAAAGCGCTGGATACGCTTCGTACTTCGCTGCTGGCAGCTATTGAGGCAGGTGACCGGATTCGTCTTCAGTAA
- a CDS encoding putative cytoplasmic protein produces the protein MIDPVLEYRLSQVQSRISEERFLKNNGSGNEIGFWIFDYPAQNELQVREHLKYLLRNLEKDHKFAHLNIFQIIVDMLTERGLFDRVCQQEVKVGTEALKKQLVGLLNQKKIADYIAKKVDLQNQEFVILTGMGNAWPLVRGHELMSALQDVMGFTPLLMFYPGTYSGHDLSPLAGIDSRNYYRAFRLVPESGPAATLNPR, from the coding sequence GTGATCGATCCCGTGCTTGAATACCGCCTGTCACAGGTTCAGAGCCGCATTAGCGAAGAGCGCTTTCTCAAAAACAACGGCTCCGGTAATGAGATTGGGTTCTGGATTTTTGATTATCCTGCTCAGAATGAGCTGCAGGTGCGTGAACACCTGAAGTATCTGTTGCGTAATCTGGAAAAGGACCACAAGTTCGCGCACCTCAACATCTTTCAGATCATCGTCGACATGCTCACTGAACGTGGGTTATTTGACCGCGTCTGTCAGCAGGAAGTGAAAGTCGGTACCGAAGCGCTGAAAAAACAACTCGTTGGCTTATTGAATCAGAAAAAGATCGCGGATTACATAGCAAAAAAAGTCGATCTTCAGAATCAAGAGTTTGTCATTCTGACAGGAATGGGTAACGCCTGGCCGCTGGTTCGTGGCCATGAGCTGATGAGCGCCTTGCAGGACGTGATGGGTTTTACCCCCCTGCTGATGTTTTATCCGGGAACCTATAGCGGACACGATCTCTCCCCATTGGCGGGCATTGATTCCCGAAATTATTATCGCGCCTTCAGGCTGGTACCCGAAAGCGGGCCTGCGGCGACATTGAATCCTCGTTAA
- a CDS encoding putative inner membrane protein: protein MKNDKAWIGDLLGGPLMSRESRIIAELMLTAPNEQTWQEQIVGHNILQASSANTAKRYATTIKLRLNTLDKVAWSLIAEGSERERQQLLFVALILHSPVVKDFLAEVVNDLCRQFKEKLPMDSWDEFVANHLRQQPVLTSYSDSSIKKMGNNLIKALAEAGYLDTPRRRNLQSVFLLPETQATLQRLGQQELVSILEGQR from the coding sequence ATGAAAAACGACAAGGCATGGATTGGAGACCTGCTAGGCGGGCCGCTGATGAGCAGGGAAAGTCGAATCATCGCTGAGCTCATGCTTACCGCTCCCAATGAACAAACCTGGCAAGAGCAGATCGTGGGTCATAACATTCTCCAGGCTTCCTCTGCCAATACGGCGAAGCGCTATGCTACAACGATAAAACTACGCCTGAATACGCTTGATAAAGTGGCGTGGTCGCTTATTGCTGAAGGGAGCGAGCGCGAGCGTCAGCAATTGCTGTTCGTCGCTCTGATCCTCCATTCACCGGTTGTTAAAGACTTCCTGGCTGAAGTGGTGAACGACCTGTGCAGACAATTTAAAGAAAAGCTCCCTATGGATAGCTGGGATGAGTTTGTGGCTAACCATCTTCGTCAGCAGCCCGTACTCACCAGTTACTCAGATTCATCCATCAAAAAAATGGGTAACAACTTGATCAAAGCACTGGCTGAAGCTGGTTATCTGGATACACCTCGTCGGCGTAATCTCCAGTCGGTCTTTCTTTTACCAGAAACTCAGGCGACCTTGCAGCGCCTTGGACAACAAGAATTAGTTTCTATTCTGGAGGGACAACGGTGA
- the yeeN gene encoding putative cytoplasmic protein (similar to E. coli orf, hypothetical protein (AAC75047.1); Blastp hit to AAC75047.1 (238 aa), 95% identity in aa 1 - 238) codes for MFPVGRKWANIVAKKTAKDGATSKVYAKFGVEIYAAAKQGEPDPESNSALKFVIERAKQAQVPKHVIDKAIDKAKGGGDETFVQGRYEGFGPNGSMVIAETLTSNVNRTIANIRTIFNKKGGNIGAAGAVSYMFDNTGVIVFKGTDPDHIFEILLDAEVDVRDVTEEEGNIVIYTEATDLHKGIAALKAAGISEFSTTELEMIAQSEVELSPEDLEIFEGLVDALEDDDDVQKVYHNVANL; via the coding sequence ATGTTTCCAGTGGGACGTAAATGGGCAAATATTGTTGCTAAGAAAACAGCTAAAGACGGTGCAACGTCTAAAGTATATGCAAAATTTGGTGTAGAAATCTATGCTGCTGCTAAACAAGGTGAACCAGACCCGGAATCAAACTCAGCTTTAAAATTCGTTATTGAACGTGCGAAACAAGCACAGGTTCCAAAACATGTTATTGATAAAGCTATTGATAAAGCCAAAGGTGGCGGAGATGAAACGTTCGTGCAAGGGCGTTATGAAGGCTTTGGACCCAATGGTTCAATGGTTATCGCTGAAACGTTGACGTCTAATGTTAACCGTACGATTGCTAATATCCGCACAATTTTTAATAAAAAAGGCGGGAATATCGGAGCGGCAGGTGCTGTCAGCTATATGTTTGACAATACTGGAGTGATTGTATTTAAAGGAACAGACCCTGACCATATTTTTGAAATTTTGCTTGATGCTGAAGTTGATGTTCGTGATGTAACCGAAGAAGAAGGAAACATCGTTATTTATACTGAAGCTACAGACCTGCATAAAGGAATCGCAGCGCTAAAAGCAGCTGGAATTTCTGAATTTTCAACAACAGAATTAGAAATGATTGCTCAATCAGAAGTTGAACTTTCACCAGAAGATTTAGAAATCTTTGAAGGACTTGTTGATGCCCTTGAAGATGATGATGATGTGCAAAAAGTATATCATAACGTTGCAAACCTCTAA